The DNA region GCAGGGCATTCTTTAATTCCAGCAGGTGATCCATGGGGGCGCGGCGGTGATAAAACACACCCATGGAAAACACCGTATCAAAGGCGTGCAACTTTTCTGGTAAGTCCTCAATACCAACAGGTAAAACATCCACCGGGTAATGCAATCCTGCCAGTTGCTTGATCATATGGAATTGCACTACAAAGCGCGGGGATGGATCTATACCAATAACCCGTTTTGCCCCGGCACCCAGCATACGCCAGCAGTGATAGCCATTACCGCAACCGACATCCAGGATCAGGCGATCTTTTAATGATGCCAGATGGGGCAGGACCCGATCCCATTTCCAGTCGGAACGCCATTCAGTGTCTAGGTGGATACCGTGTATCCAATAGGGCCCTTTGCGCCAGGGAATCAGTGCCTCCAGCACAGATTGCAATTGTTCACGGGTCGTTTCATCGCAATCACCGGGGGCACCAATGCTGACTCGCTCGGCCAGTTCGGTGTGGCTACTGGTAATAGCGGGTAATTGGGCAAGGACTGTTTTCCAGGCGGGCAGGTCACCATAGCGTTCTTCGCTGAGTCCCTCGGCAATTTGCTCTGGCAGGATTGATGCCCAGCGCGCAAGGGGGCCTTGGCTTATAGCATCCAGTAAGGCGGAATAATTCATAGGATGGGTTCTGGTTTCGGCAAGTTATTTAATGGCAATGAGCGACGCAAAATTAAAACACTGGAACCAGACATCCACACTGTGAAATCCGGCGGTGCGCAGCCTGTGGCGATGGGCTGCCAGGGTTTCGGGGATCAGGTAATTCTCGATGGAGGTGCGTTTTTGCGCAATTTCCAGGTCGGAATAGCCATTGGCACGCTTGAAATTGTGGTGTAGGTCAATCATCAACTGTTGGTGGGTTTCATCTTCAAACGCAAGTTTTTCCGACAAAATCAACACCCCGTTAGGACGCAGTCCGGCGCAGATATTGTTGAGGACCGATTGGCGCTCATCCAGCGGAATAAACTGTAAAGTGAAGTTGAGTACAGCAACGGACGCGTTGGTGATGGGGACATCCTGGATCCTGGCCTCTACCAGATCCACTGGTATATCGCTGGTATCTGCCGCCATGATTTGGGCACAGCGCTGCAACATGGCAGCGGAACTGTCGACACCGATAATCTTGCAATCTGCCGCCTGAATCCGATGGCGCATGGCGAGTGTGGCGGCACCCAGAGAGCAGCCCAGGTCATAGCATTGGCTGCCGCTTTGGGTATAGCGTTCTGCCAGGTTGCCGATCATGTTAATGATGGTGGCATAGCCGGGCACTGAGCGTTTGATCATGTCGGGAAATACATCGACGACATTTTCATCGAACACAAACTGGCTCACTTGTGCCAGCGGATTGGCGTAGAGCCTGTCGGTTTTACTGTGGGTCATGGCAAATGCTCTGTTTTCCGGCGCTGGATGGGCTAGGGTGCAACGGGCGGCTATTGTAG from Cellvibrio japonicus Ueda107 includes:
- the cmoB gene encoding tRNA 5-methoxyuridine(34)/uridine 5-oxyacetic acid(34) synthase CmoB, with amino-acid sequence MNYSALLDAISQGPLARWASILPEQIAEGLSEERYGDLPAWKTVLAQLPAITSSHTELAERVSIGAPGDCDETTREQLQSVLEALIPWRKGPYWIHGIHLDTEWRSDWKWDRVLPHLASLKDRLILDVGCGNGYHCWRMLGAGAKRVIGIDPSPRFVVQFHMIKQLAGLHYPVDVLPVGIEDLPEKLHAFDTVFSMGVFYHRRAPMDHLLELKNALRPGGQLVLETLVINGKEGDVLVPEGRYAMMNNVWFLPSCATLLSWLRKMGFKAPRVVDICPTTTEEQRSTHWMRFHSLPEFLHPENPALTAEGHPAPIRAVFVAEV
- the cmoA gene encoding carboxy-S-adenosyl-L-methionine synthase CmoA, giving the protein MTHSKTDRLYANPLAQVSQFVFDENVVDVFPDMIKRSVPGYATIINMIGNLAERYTQSGSQCYDLGCSLGAATLAMRHRIQAADCKIIGVDSSAAMLQRCAQIMAADTSDIPVDLVEARIQDVPITNASVAVLNFTLQFIPLDERQSVLNNICAGLRPNGVLILSEKLAFEDETHQQLMIDLHHNFKRANGYSDLEIAQKRTSIENYLIPETLAAHRHRLRTAGFHSVDVWFQCFNFASLIAIK